Part of the Spinacia oleracea cultivar Varoflay chromosome 5, BTI_SOV_V1, whole genome shotgun sequence genome, ttaaattaaattattaatatataggCATATATAGCACAATGGAAATTGTACCAAAAACAGGATGAAGTCTAAAGTCAAGTATAGATCTTGAATCGTTAAAATAGCAGTTTTCAACAACAAtacattaacaaaaaaaaatcatccaGATGAGTCAACCATTTTTTTCCATCATTCTTTTAGCAACTCGAGCCTATGAGAATATATTAGTGGCTGTTATGGTGAAATTACTGAATTTAATAACCAAATGTTGCATGCTAAAAATAAAATGCAAGCTTACCTAGCATCAAGCGGTATTAGAGTATGGTTTCACTATCCTATAGTTAGCTTCTCCAAACAAATACCTGCATGTTTGGAATAAACTTCATGGACTTCCTTGAATGGTAGCACAAACTTCTCCAAGAACTTTGACTCGGTGTATGATACGGCAGAAACAAGAGAGTAATCCAACGTAATCAAACCTTTCTCCTTCAAGACTAGGAGGGTCTTATGTCTCGGTACTATTCTCTTCTCCAAGCTACAAGTAAACAAGGAACACGTCTTTGCCAAGAAACTAGGCTTGTAACCCAGCTCATTCATGAAAAACCCCAACCTTTTCTTGAGGTTAGCTTCGGAAAGTGCCAACAGAAAAGGACTTGATATTGTGAGAGTTACAACATCAGACTCAGTCCACCCAAAGCTCTTAAATATTTGTCTTTTCGACTCAACAGTCGTTTCTTTAAGAGAGTTCAACAACATAATACCTAACAAGAAACGGGGCGAATCTCTAGGAATCCCCAACTTCTCTTCAACCCTAATCAATGCATCCTGGGTAAATTCAGTTTTCCGGAGAAAGGGAAATGGGTTCCTAAGTAGCTGTTTCCGGATTAATTCAATGGGGATCCCATGATTCATTAGCAACGCTACATTAGGCACCAAAAGTTTGGAAACAGATAAAAGCCTGATACGAGGAGATTTCATAATCGAAATTACATGGAGATCACAACCCATAATCTCCTTCAAAGCTTGAAATGCTGGAATAATTTTGGTATCCAACCCCATAAAAAATATTGAAGGATTCACCTTGACAA contains:
- the LOC110791463 gene encoding transcription termination factor MTERF4, chloroplastic-like isoform X7, which translates into the protein MNLMLVRSWGWPLGRMLKFHSNYNGAQRLNFFHGFRHLLLYSTSTSAECNPDFANYLVDFLGFSKQQALSTYTKLVRSRLARGAKKVSDFEFVENSNSVVKFLKQNGLEQCHIRTAVVSDPLILFSNVEKTLIPKTLAFQKMGFSVSDIVEVVKVNPSIFFMGLDTKIIPAFQALKEIMGCDLHVISIMKSPRIRLLSVSKLLVPNVALLMNHGIPIELIRKQLLRNPFPFLRKTEFTQDALIRVEEKLGIPRDSPRFLLGIMLLNSLKETTVESKRQIFKSFGWTESDVVTLTISSPFLLALSEANLKKRLGFFMNELGYKPSFLAKTCSLFTCSLEKRIVPRHKTLLVLKEKGLITLDYSLVSAVSYTESKFLEKFVLPFKEVHEVYSKHAGICLEKLTIG
- the LOC110791463 gene encoding transcription termination factor MTERF4, chloroplastic-like isoform X6: MNLMLVRSWGWPLGRMLKFHSNYNGAQRLNFFHGFRHLLLYSTSTSAECNPDFANYLVDFLGFSKQQALSTYTKLVRSRLARGAKKVSDFEFVENSNSVVKFLKQNGLEQCHIRTAVVSDPLILFSNVEKTLIPKTLAFQKMGFSVSDIVEVVKVNPSIFFMGLDTKIIPAFQALKEIMGCDLHVISIMKSPRIRLLSVSKLLVPNVALLMNHGIPIELIRKQLLRNPFPFLRKTEFTQDALIRVEEKLGIPRDSPRFLLGIMLLNSLKETTVESKRQIFKSFGWTESDVVTLTISSPFLLALSEANLKKRLGFFMNELGYKPSFLAKTCSLFTCSLEKRIVPRHKTLLVLKEKGLITLDYSLVSAVSYTESKFLEKFVLPFKEVHEVYSKHAGICLKRKTASF
- the LOC110791463 gene encoding transcription termination factor MTERF4, chloroplastic-like isoform X8: MNLMLVRSWGWPLGRMLKFHSNYNGAQRLNFFHGFRHLLLYSTSTSAECNPDFANYLVDFLGFSKQQALSTYTKLVRSRLARGAKKVSDFEFVENSNSVVKFLKQNGLEQCHIRTAVVSDPLILFSNVEKTLIPKTLAFQKMGFSVSDIVEVVKVNPSIFFMGLDTKIIPAFQALKEIMGCDLHVISIMKSPRIRLLSVSKLLVPNVALLMNHGIPIELIRKQLLRNPFPFLRKTEFTQDALIRVEEKLGIPRDSPRFLLGIMLLNSLKETTVESKRQIFKSFGWTESDVVTLTISSPFLLALSEANLKKRLGFFMNELGYKPSFLAKTCSLFTCSLEKRIVPRHKTLLVLKEKGLITLDYSLVSAVSYTESKFLEKFVLPFKEVHEVYSKHAGI
- the LOC110791463 gene encoding transcription termination factor MTERF4, chloroplastic-like isoform X5, translated to MNLMLVRSWGWPLGRMLKFHSNYNGAQRLNFFHGFRHLLLYSTSTSAECNPDFANYLVDFLGFSKQQALSTYTKLVRSRLARGAKKVSDFEFVENSNSVVKFLKQNGLEQCHIRTAVVSDPLILFSNVEKTLIPKTLAFQKMGFSVSDIVEVVKVNPSIFFMGLDTKIIPAFQALKEIMGCDLHVISIMKSPRIRLLSVSKLLVPNVALLMNHGIPIELIRKQLLRNPFPFLRKTEFTQDALIRVEEKLGIPRDSPRFLLGIMLLNSLKETTVESKRQIFKSFGWTESDVVTLTISSPFLLALSEANLKKRLGFFMNELGYKPSFLAKTCSLFTCSLEKRIVPRHKTLLVLKEKGLITLDYSLVSAVSYTESKFLEKFVLPFKEVHEVYSKHADRNLIRDLLKEKDCIILRNL
- the LOC110791463 gene encoding transcription termination factor MTERF4, chloroplastic-like isoform X3 — encoded protein: MNLMLVRSWGWPLGRMLKFHSNYNGAQRLNFFHGFRHLLLYSTSTSAECNPDFANYLVDFLGFSKQQALSTYTKLVRSRLARGAKKVSDFEFVENSNSVVKFLKQNGLEQCHIRTAVVSDPLILFSNVEKTLIPKTLAFQKMGFSVSDIVEVVKVNPSIFFMGLDTKIIPAFQALKEIMGCDLHVISIMKSPRIRLLSVSKLLVPNVALLMNHGIPIELIRKQLLRNPFPFLRKTEFTQDALIRVEEKLGIPRDSPRFLLGIMLLNSLKETTVESKRQIFKSFGWTESDVVTLTISSPFLLALSEANLKKRLGFFMNELGYKPSFLAKTCSLFTCSLEKRIVPRHKTLLVLKEKGLITLDYSLVSAVSYTESKFLEKFVLPFKEVHEVYSKHAGFRFSRWWDRPFFIPFSPTDVKGGICLKRKTASF
- the LOC110791463 gene encoding transcription termination factor MTERF4, chloroplastic-like isoform X4 — protein: MNLMLVRSWGWPLGRMLKFHSNYNGAQRLNFFHGFRHLLLYSTSTSAECNPDFANYLVDFLGFSKQQALSTYTKLVRSRLARGAKKVSDFEFVENSNSVVKFLKQNGLEQCHIRTAVVSDPLILFSNVEKTLIPKTLAFQKMGFSVSDIVEVVKVNPSIFFMGLDTKIIPAFQALKEIMGCDLHVISIMKSPRIRLLSVSKLLVPNVALLMNHGIPIELIRKQLLRNPFPFLRKTEFTQDALIRVEEKLGIPRDSPRFLLGIMLLNSLKETTVESKRQIFKSFGWTESDVVTLTISSPFLLALSEANLKKRLGFFMNELGYKPSFLAKTCSLFTCSLEKRIVPRHKTLLVLKEKGLITLDYSLVSAVSYTESKFLEKFVLPFKEVHEVYSKHAGFRFSRWWDRPFFIPFSPTDVKGGI
- the LOC110791463 gene encoding transcription termination factor MTERF4, chloroplastic-like isoform X2, whose translation is MNLMLVRSWGWPLGRMLKFHSNYNGAQRLNFFHGFRHLLLYSTSTSAECNPDFANYLVDFLGFSKQQALSTYTKLVRSRLARGAKKVSDFEFVENSNSVVKFLKQNGLEQCHIRTAVVSDPLILFSNVEKTLIPKTLAFQKMGFSVSDIVEVVKVNPSIFFMGLDTKIIPAFQALKEIMGCDLHVISIMKSPRIRLLSVSKLLVPNVALLMNHGIPIELIRKQLLRNPFPFLRKTEFTQDALIRVEEKLGIPRDSPRFLLGIMLLNSLKETTVESKRQIFKSFGWTESDVVTLTISSPFLLALSEANLKKRLGFFMNELGYKPSFLAKTCSLFTCSLEKRIVPRHKTLLVLKEKGLITLDYSLVSAVSYTESKFLEKFVLPFKEVHEVYSKHAGATEEGRGTTTTTTTQLQQGQQLAQTDKESRGSINVLYLLFTS
- the LOC110791463 gene encoding transcription termination factor MTERF4, chloroplastic-like isoform X1; the protein is MNLMLVRSWGWPLGRMLKFHSNYNGAQRLNFFHGFRHLLLYSTSTSAECNPDFANYLVDFLGFSKQQALSTYTKLVRSRLARGAKKVSDFEFVENSNSVVKFLKQNGLEQCHIRTAVVSDPLILFSNVEKTLIPKTLAFQKMGFSVSDIVEVVKVNPSIFFMGLDTKIIPAFQALKEIMGCDLHVISIMKSPRIRLLSVSKLLVPNVALLMNHGIPIELIRKQLLRNPFPFLRKTEFTQDALIRVEEKLGIPRDSPRFLLGIMLLNSLKETTVESKRQIFKSFGWTESDVVTLTISSPFLLALSEANLKKRLGFFMNELGYKPSFLAKTCSLFTCSLEKRIVPRHKTLLVLKEKGLITLDYSLVSAVSYTESKFLEKFVLPFKEVHEVYSKHAGFRFSRWWDRPFFIPFSPTDVKGGATEEGRGTTTTTTTQLQQGQQLAQTDKESRGSINVLYLLFTS